In Raphanus sativus cultivar WK10039 chromosome 5, ASM80110v3, whole genome shotgun sequence, the following proteins share a genomic window:
- the LOC108805148 gene encoding serine carboxypeptidase-like 49: protein MLSSPTCTPSPHFVYNLTKTHEKAQSRKKKTKMEKLTFLSLLMHFAVFIASTSQSSSIILNDRSFEIPSLPSSRAEKLIRELNLFPNLEVNVIDVSTLASDVEEVASIVERRFIFPNILSDVGGGSPSLEDLGHHAGYYKLPKSQGARMFYLFFESRNKKDAPLVIWLTGGPGCSSELAMFYENGPFKLNNNMSLTWNEYGWDQASNLLYVDQPVGTGFSYTSDKTDIRHDQTGVSDDLYDFLQAFLAEHPKLANKDFYITGESYAGHYIPAFASRVHRGNKANEGIHVNLKGFAIGNGLTDPAFQYPAYPDYAFKMGLISQKEHDRLTKIVPLCELSIKICGTDGTTSCLASYLVCNTLFSGVIHHAHGVNYYDIRKKCEGSLCYDFSDMEKFLNLNPVRKSLGVGEIEFVSCSTSVYQAMLQDLMRNLEVGIPALLEDGINLLVYAGEYDLICNWLGNSRWVNAMEWSGKENFKAAKEVPFLVDGKEAGKLKSYEQLSFLKVHDAGHMVPMDQPKAALKMLEGWMKKSLGGEHPVATTEGDDLVAQM, encoded by the exons ATGCTTTCTTCTCCCACCTGTACACCTTCTCCTCACTTCGTATACAATCTCACAAAAACACACGAGAAAGCACagtcgagaaaaaaaaaaacgaaaatggAGAAACTAACTTTCCTCTCGCTTCTCATGCACTTCGCCGTCTTCATCGCTAGCACATCTCAGTCATCTTCTATTATACTGAACGATCGCAGCTTCGAGATACCGAGCTTGCCTTCATCCCGAGCCGAGAAGCTGATCCGGGAGCTAAACCTCTTTCCGAATCTGGAGGTGAACGTGATCGATGTCTCGACTCTCGCTTCCGACGTGGAGGAGGTAGCATCGATTGTCGAACGGAGATTCATCTTCCCGAATATTCTTTCCGATGTCGGCGGCGGCAGCCCTTCCCTCGAGGATCTAGGTCATCATGCTGGTTACTACAAGCTCCCCAAATCTCAAGGCGCAAG GATGTTCTACTTATTCTTCGAGTCACGCAACAAGAAGGATGCTCCTCTCGTGATTTGGTTGACGGGAGGGCCTGGATGTAGCAGTGAATTGGCTATGTTCTATGAGAACGGTCCTTTCAAGCTCAATAATAACATGTCTCTTACTTGGAATGAGTATGGATGGGACCAG GCTTCCAATCTCCTGTATGTAGACCAGCCTGTTGGAACTGGTTTCAGCTACACCAGTGACAAAACTGATATCCGTCATGACCAAACAGGAGTTAGCGATGATCTCTATGATTTTCTGCAG GCTTTCTTGGCGGAGCACCCTAAGCTGGCAAATAAGGACTTTTACATAACCGGAGAGTCATATGCTGGTCATTACATTCCGGCTTTTGCTTCCCGAGTCCATAGAGGAAACAAAGCTAATGAAGGGATTCATGTTAACCTTAAG GGATTCGCCATTGGAAACGGGCTTACAGATCCTGCATTCCAATACCCAGCCTATCCTGACTATGCGTTTAAAATGGGTTTGATTTCTCAAAAAGAGCATGATCGTTTAACAAAGATTGTCCCACTCTGCGAGCTATCAATTAAGATCTGTG GAACTGATGGAACAACTTCCTGTTTGGCGTCATATCTTGTTTGCAACACCTTGTTCAGCGGTGTAATACATCATGCTCATGGAGTTAAC TACTACGACATCAGGAAGAAGTGCGAGGGAAGTTTGTGCTACGACTTCTCAGACATGGAGAAATTCTTGAACCTGAACCCGGTGAGAAAGTCGCTTGGTGTTGGGGAGATAGAGTTCGTGTCCTGTAGTACTAGTGTCTATCAGGCAATGCTACAAGACTTGATGAGGAATCTCGAGGTTGGGATTCCCGCGCTCCTGGAAGATGGAATCAACCTTCTTGTGTACGCGGGAGAATATGATCTCATCTGCAACTGGCTCG GTAACTCGAGGTGGGTGAATGCAATGGAGTGGTCAGGGAAAGAGAACTTTAAGGCGGCTAAGGAAGTTCCCTTTTTGGTTGATGGTAAAGAAGCAGGCAAGTTAAAGAGTTAT